The Sulfolobus sp. A20 genomic interval AAACTGGGTATAATTTAATTAATTATGCTTATACTAGACATTTATATTACCATGCCAGCATAGGCTGGGAGGAGTTTCTTGTTGCAGTAACACCTTGTATGTTGGGATATAGTGAGATAGGAGATTATGTGATTGAAAGTAAGAATGAAGTGTTTAAGTTATGGGCTTCCTTTTATGCATCAGAAGATTATAAGAGGAGAGTTTACGCTATTTTAGACTCCTTAGATAAGATAGTTGTAAATGATAGAACTTTAAAGATATTTGAAAGGAGTATAAGATTTGAAATAGGATTTTGGGACTCTTCTCTAGCTAAAGATCAAACGGTGTATTAATTTGTGGATAAGCCAGCTTAGTTATTCATTAGAGTGTCGTTCTGATGAAATAAAATTTAACATTAATGGAAATAAGTATGTCTTAGATTTTCAGCTGAAAGGGGATAACGTATTTAACCTTTCCATATTCTCGTCTGAGGGTGTGAGAGTGTCGTTTGATGGAAATAGGTTATTTGACATGCATAATTTAAGGGTTATTAAGGGAAACGATGCTAGAGGCAAGGTTTTATCTCTCCTTAACGAGATTAAAGAGGACGTAAATAGCATGTTATACAATTTTAGTATTAATTATAATATTCCAACTAAATTGATAGCGGAAATGTTATCTCTTATCTGTAATTTAAATGTAAATCCTTCTAAGTGTCTAGACATTAGTGTTGATAATCTAGTGATAAGACTAACTAACGATTTTTCATCGCAGTCAGCTCAACTAAGCGTGA includes:
- a CDS encoding TenA family transcriptional regulator, yielding MTSRIEYLLRSTEELWKKYVRHEFVVRMREGNLPLDIFRYYLIQDSKYVEGMLRALLLASSKGPVEDVVKILNSVFSSRDKGMENNKRLYSLLNISKEEIEKTGYNLINYAYTRHLYYHASIGWEEFLVAVTPCMLGYSEIGDYVIESKNEVFKLWASFYASEDYKRRVYAILDSLDKIVVNDRTLKIFERSIRFEIGFWDSSLAKDQTVY